The Setaria italica strain Yugu1 chromosome IX, Setaria_italica_v2.0, whole genome shotgun sequence genome has a window encoding:
- the LOC101786177 gene encoding uncharacterized protein LOC101786177 gives MEKGKKSGSGRGYISWNDDMDKALLDTFVEYYNKGDRCQNGWKSHVYTAAIKNVREKCNVDISKDNIMARNKTFDKHYTIINGMLESSGFGWDWNKNKISVDSDAVWEEYVAKNKEASGYRHKTVLYWDSISLVFGKDHATGEAARTTAESSKDMSKEDLSNKEPTSSATSGSLKRQRSGDSFTSMMAKKMDKFAEALKEEAPKGPTSKEILNTLNEVQGLDEDTLLDLFDILTGDARKYEFLLVLPVGMRKRWLLKQLKK, from the exons ATGGAGAAGGGCAAGAAGTCAGGCTCGGGCAGGGGTTACATTTCTTGGAATGATGACATGGACAAGGCTCTTCTTGACACATTTGTGGAGTACTATAACAAGGGTGACAGATGCCAGAATGGGTGGAAGTCTCATGTCTATACAGCTGCTATCAAGAATGTCCGAGAAAAGTGTAATGTGGATATCTCAAAAGACAATATCATGGCGAGGAACAAGACCTTTGACAAACACTAcactatcatcaatggtatgctggaatcaagtggatttggttgggattggaacaaaaacaaaatatctGTTGATAGTGATGCTGTATGGGAAGAATATGTGGCG aaaaacaaagaagcttcTGGGTATAGGCACAAGACTGTCTTGTACTGGGACTCAATCAGCTTGGTGTTTGGCAAAGACCATGCTACCGGTGAAGCGGCAAGGACTACAGCTGAGAGCTCAAAAGACATGAGTAAGGAAGATCTTAGTAACAAAGAGCCCacatcatcggcaacttcaGGAAGTTTAAAGAGGCAACGGTCAGGTGACTCTTTTACCTCTATGATGGCTAAAAAAATGGACAAGTTTGCTGAAGCACTCAAGGAGGAAGCACCTAAAGGTccaacatcaaaagaaattctCAACACACTGAATGAGGTACAAGGATTGGATGAAGACACTTTGttggacctatttgatatcctgaCCGGTGATGCACGCAAGTATGAGTTTTTGTTGGTACTTCCAGTGGGGATGAGGAAAAGGTGGCTCTTAAAGCAACTCAAAAAGTGA